The nucleotide window aatagtaaaaaaattgatgaagagGTGCGCACATCACTTATGTTGCAATTTAGCCAACCCATTTACCACCGACTCCGCTCCACTAGATTCGATCTCAGCATCTGTTTGTCGTCTTCTCTGCATTTCCTGCCCCACCAACCCTAACCCCATGTCTACGTCCTCCCGTGAGCCTTGTTTTAATAAGCAATATATATTATTGGACGGTCATGATTTTTGATTTAACAAACAGGAAcagaaacttgacaagaaaccGAGACAAGAAGACAGTAAATTGGGGTCTTCTTCCGGGACCGGGAGTAGGAGGTTGTTGAGCGGGCCAGGGTCGTCGCCACCTCGTTGCAACTCAAAGTGCGGCAAGTGCACGCCTTGTAAGGCCGTTCATGTGCCGGTGCCACCAGGAACGCCGGTGACTGCCGAGTATTACCCGGAGGCCTGGAGGTGCAAATGTGGCAATAGGTTATACATGCCATAAATATCCACCATATATgctcatatatgtatatcatttTCCGATCCTTACATATATGCTTTGTCATAAGGTTATGATCATGAGTAGGAGATCGACAACAATATTAGGTTAGTTTAGTCTAGTTAGTTTTGGTTGTCCTGATTATTGAGATGAATACGAAGTATAGTGTCCTcttaattatttataatatatgcTTTTATTGTATAATATACATGACTAATAATATGTAGCATGATTTGCATTAAACCAATTACTGAGCCTCCAAAATTAGTAGGATCCATAGTTGGCTAAATGGGCCTCTTCGAAGTCTATATCCGAATACATTCCCAACTTCTGAACTCCACAAATTTGTAGAGGTGTTCAACGGACGGGGTACCGGGTTATTAGACCAGGTTTGACCtggttcgattttttttttgacaaggtGTTGACCCGTCCGGTAACCCTATTAAGGGGTACTGGATTATCGGGTTATCGAATTTCTCGGATCGGGTTCTGAGTAAATCGGTATTCTTAATAGGGCCAATGCAAACAAAACAACGAGCCCATCTGTTGAAGTGCAAATTAACAATTTgacattaaaatttaaaacagtAAACAGAACAAGTAAAACAAAAGAATTGCTCCTGCTGAAGTGCATCTGTGCATGCCAGTGCCTGCATATTGCATAACTGAACTTGCAATCTCAAATCTGTGACAAATTGACATTAAAAgaggtaaaaaaaagaaaagaattgctCCTGCTGCAtaaccaattaaccataacttgcacattcaaagttcaaacttgcaACTAATTATAGGTCCAACAATATAACACATAGCCACATAGCCAtatgaagcaaccggcttgaaaaaaaaatgaagtcgccaccaattgatttttaggatgcaattggacatccgttctggtctacgagaaaaatgggcaagggggtctattgagtatgaggaaggtgttaggcaccccacaactcccgaaaacggttacctttaaatgttttcctatttgactctaatttgtttttgaaaatcccattttgatgggtcttattggaatgtaaatgaaaaatccacttggagtggtttggagaacaaggtgcacgggatcattggggccatttccggcttggccaaagattggataaggtagcacttggagtgggtttggatatttgggaagaagggactcttgaggacttggttgatgtaccaaaagggcccacaatcaaggaatattcaatttaagtcttactcacaattatgttcttcatgagaaaagaaagaatctatttatggctcattgaatgggtcaaatatctttaaactcatcgttgagtccgtaaataaattctcctaatccctaaaaacacatttgctttcaggatccacgaaatccaaatgttttcaatgaatgccaatggaatgccaatggaaccccaatatcttgaaggctctttggtatttaaagaaaacataaggattccataatttaatcttgatgtgttttattaatgtgagacggcttggattaatccaatgactaacccgttgcatttattttcattgcattcaaacaatcctaacatacatctaagcatcatagcatagtgtgagaaatcaaagttctaaacatgcattctaatgcaatcattattcacaaaatcaattcctaatttctatatgcttctagcatcctaaaatatcatgtatgcattttctattttacatccactatttttgctacactattacaagatttacattttacaagaatacatgacaaataataaaattaaaaatgaaatttatacaaatgtataaaaacccaatattgcccgcgaggcccattgcttcaatccagcccaaatcctctaagtatccTTCGGCCCAAGTGGGCTCAAGCCCAGTCCaagccccaacatcaaacacaaaataatggggggtcaaaattgtgctcaaatgtcataaaaactcaaatcaaatacagtctatatatattataaacatgCCCAcacaacacatatatacaaatatacaaactggaatatatacatatacaagcacatatacaatatatatataatatatatgtatatatatacactgacaaatgcatatatatacatacaacatATACATTCACACACgggcaccatatatatatatatatatatatatatatatataatatgcactAAGACAATATATGCACCACCCATACACGCAAAAGAGATcaaaacaaactcaaacaaCATCTCAGTTCATCATTAGTATAAACAGAATACAGGCATGTAAACATCTCTAAAAACCTGAACAATATACACATGTATATAAACAGGAGCGATCCATATAAACAGATTAATATAAACAAGAGCCCATATAAACAGATCCAAAAGAGCCAATATAATCAAACAAACATGTAAACAAGAACATATAGACAATATAAACATAGGCCATCTAAACGAACATCCGAGCCAGCAACTTGGACATATAGAACAAGTAACACATGAAACCTAAGAAATCATAGAAACCAAAGAAACCAAGTCGGAGAGATACAAAGTATGAATCAAAGAtggaatcaaagaaaaataaagagataCAAAGATGTGTGCTGAATATTACCTTCAAGAGTTAAAGGAGGAGAcactcttttctcttcttctcttgttctccggtttctctcttgatttcttccctattttcttttctttcctcctccttctccttcttctctcccgatctcctcttcccttttctctcctctttcctcttctttctccttcttctctcccgatctcctcttcccttttctctcctctt belongs to Tripterygium wilfordii isolate XIE 37 chromosome 2, ASM1340144v1, whole genome shotgun sequence and includes:
- the LOC119980534 gene encoding EPIDERMAL PATTERNING FACTOR-like protein 6, with the protein product MEHYCWKLRSQTSFTRPSLIYCLVIFVLFTTTMTCCLDISFTSMSGKADLYFQEQKLDKKPRQEDSKLGSSSGTGSRRLLSGPGSSPPRCNSKCGKCTPCKAVHVPVPPGTPVTAEYYPEAWRCKCGNRLYMP